From one Microbacter margulisiae genomic stretch:
- a CDS encoding queuosine precursor transporter, which yields MKNSLSPLFLFMTVVFTTCLLVSNLVAFKIVMLGTIVVPAGIFLFPVTYIINDCIAEVWGFRKARLMIWTAFGMNFFAVLFYQFAIALPPAPFWEGQNAFANVLRQTPRIAIASLLAFLVGSFLNAYIMSKMKSAMNGAKFSLRVIVSTIVGESADSTIFITIAFLSILSWRQLLIMIATQAFLKTAYEIIILPVTQRIVIYIKQREQTDIIDREISYSIWKITEVG from the coding sequence ATGAAAAATTCTCTTTCTCCGCTTTTCTTATTTATGACAGTGGTATTTACCACTTGTTTACTGGTTTCCAATTTAGTAGCATTTAAAATTGTCATGCTGGGAACTATTGTGGTTCCCGCAGGAATATTCCTATTTCCGGTAACTTACATTATCAATGACTGTATTGCCGAAGTCTGGGGATTCCGTAAAGCTCGTCTAATGATTTGGACTGCTTTCGGCATGAATTTTTTTGCCGTATTATTTTATCAGTTTGCTATAGCACTACCTCCCGCTCCATTTTGGGAAGGCCAAAACGCCTTCGCTAACGTACTTCGACAAACACCAAGAATTGCTATTGCCAGTTTGCTTGCCTTTCTGGTAGGATCTTTTTTGAATGCTTATATCATGAGCAAAATGAAATCGGCAATGAATGGAGCAAAATTCTCATTGCGGGTCATCGTATCTACCATTGTTGGAGAAAGTGCTGATTCGACAATCTTTATCACTATTGCATTTTTATCGATCCTTTCATGGCGGCAACTCCTTATAATGATTGCAACACAAGCTTTCTTAAAAACCGCTTATGAAATCATTATTTTGCCTGTTACACAACGTATCGTAATCTACATCAAACAAAGAGAACAAACAGACATTATCGACCGCGAAATTTCATATAGCATCTGGAAAATCACTGAAGTAGGATAA
- a CDS encoding tetratricopeptide repeat protein, whose amino-acid sequence MASKNTNNTPDNLQNVENVLTKSEIFIEKYQKQIIYAVGVVVLVVLAILAFRNWYMVPRENTAADKLAVCQSYFAADSFQVALNGNGTDQCIGFKGIIDEYGWTKSGDLANVYAGICYYHLGDYKNAIHYLKKFDADDINESYAATGLIGDCYVNLGQTEEGIKYFLKAADSQNDLVSPIYLKKAGIAYESLGKYKDALAIYSKIKEKYAQSQEASDIERYIGRATVLAGKQ is encoded by the coding sequence ATGGCATCTAAGAATACCAATAACACGCCCGATAATCTTCAAAATGTTGAAAATGTATTGACCAAATCGGAAATATTCATAGAAAAATATCAAAAACAAATCATATATGCTGTAGGCGTTGTCGTATTGGTTGTCTTAGCAATATTAGCCTTCCGCAATTGGTACATGGTTCCGAGGGAAAACACTGCTGCAGACAAATTAGCGGTATGCCAAAGCTATTTTGCAGCAGATTCATTTCAGGTCGCTCTTAATGGGAATGGTACCGATCAATGCATTGGTTTTAAAGGCATCATCGACGAATATGGCTGGACAAAGTCAGGCGATCTGGCAAATGTTTATGCCGGAATTTGCTATTACCACTTAGGCGACTACAAGAATGCCATTCATTATTTGAAAAAATTTGATGCAGATGATATCAACGAATCCTATGCAGCTACCGGTCTGATAGGTGATTGCTATGTCAATTTAGGACAGACAGAAGAAGGTATTAAATATTTTCTAAAAGCTGCTGATTCTCAGAATGATTTAGTAAGTCCTATTTACTTGAAGAAGGCCGGGATTGCGTACGAAAGTTTAGGAAAATACAAAGATGCTTTAGCCATCTACTCCAAAATAAAAGAAAAATATGCTCAAAGCCAGGAAGCATCGGATATTGAACGCTATATTGGTCGAGCCACTGTTTTGGCAGGCAAGCAATAA
- the ribH gene encoding 6,7-dimethyl-8-ribityllumazine synthase: MATAYHNLSEYDASAIPSTENMRFGIVVSEWNPDVTERLLAGAYETLQKHGVTPDQIEIQHVPGSFELVFGAKLLAEKCAVDAVIVLGAVVRGGTPHFDYVCQGVTQGVTQLNISQSIPVIFGLLTTDTMQQALDRAGGIHGNKGDEAAITAIKMVHLKRSI; the protein is encoded by the coding sequence ATGGCAACTGCTTATCATAATTTATCCGAATACGACGCCTCGGCTATCCCTTCAACAGAAAATATGAGGTTTGGCATTGTTGTTTCAGAATGGAATCCAGATGTAACAGAACGTTTGCTCGCCGGTGCCTATGAAACACTTCAGAAACATGGAGTAACGCCAGATCAGATCGAAATTCAACACGTCCCGGGAAGTTTTGAATTAGTCTTTGGCGCGAAACTGCTAGCTGAAAAATGTGCTGTAGATGCCGTCATTGTATTAGGTGCAGTTGTGCGCGGTGGCACACCTCATTTCGATTATGTTTGTCAAGGAGTCACGCAAGGAGTCACGCAACTGAATATTTCTCAAAGCATTCCGGTGATATTCGGATTATTGACAACAGACACGATGCAACAGGCATTGGATCGGGCAGGAGGAATTCATGGCAATAAAGGAGATGAAGCAGCTATTACAGCAATAAAAATGGTGCATCTGAAACGATCTATTTAA
- the proB gene encoding glutamate 5-kinase, with amino-acid sequence MIYKRIAVKIGSNVLTRTDGRLDVTRVSSLVDQITILHRAGVQVILISSGAVASGRGEIQPTKKLDEVSARQLFSAVGQAKLINRYYELFREQGIACGQILTTKENFSSRSLYLNQQNCIRVMLENNVIPIVNENDTTSITELMFTDNDELSGLMATMMDVEALVILSNVDGLYDGNPVGGHAKLIREVKPDDTDLASYISDHKSSLGRGGMGTKCSIAQKVASEGIAVMIANGKRENILVELLAHPEHTLCTRFYPSEKGISSVKKWIAHSEDFAKGIITLNDGAVQALLDKTKANSLLPIGIINIEGDFEEGDIVRLTDEHGVPIGVGKVQYDSVLAREIMGQKGQRPFVHYDYLSID; translated from the coding sequence ATGATATATAAACGAATTGCTGTTAAAATAGGGAGTAATGTTCTGACGAGAACAGATGGCAGACTTGACGTAACAAGAGTCTCTTCATTAGTCGATCAGATAACCATCTTGCACCGCGCAGGAGTGCAAGTGATCCTTATTTCCTCCGGAGCTGTTGCTTCCGGGCGTGGAGAAATTCAACCCACAAAAAAACTGGACGAGGTATCCGCACGTCAGCTTTTTTCAGCAGTAGGACAAGCTAAATTAATAAACCGGTATTATGAACTATTTCGAGAACAAGGCATTGCCTGTGGACAAATTCTAACAACCAAAGAAAACTTCAGTTCTCGATCATTATACCTGAATCAGCAAAATTGCATTCGGGTAATGCTTGAAAACAACGTGATTCCTATTGTAAATGAAAATGACACTACTTCTATAACGGAGCTGATGTTCACCGACAATGACGAATTATCCGGGTTAATGGCAACTATGATGGATGTCGAAGCACTAGTCATATTAAGTAATGTTGATGGGTTATACGACGGGAACCCGGTGGGAGGGCATGCCAAATTAATACGTGAAGTCAAACCTGACGACACTGATCTTGCATCTTATATATCAGATCACAAATCGTCATTAGGACGCGGAGGCATGGGCACTAAATGCAGTATTGCACAGAAAGTGGCATCAGAAGGAATCGCTGTGATGATTGCCAACGGGAAACGGGAAAACATTTTGGTAGAGTTGCTGGCACATCCCGAGCACACGCTTTGTACTCGATTTTATCCCTCAGAAAAAGGTATATCAAGTGTCAAAAAATGGATTGCCCACAGTGAAGACTTTGCCAAGGGAATCATCACTTTAAACGATGGAGCAGTTCAGGCTTTGCTGGATAAAACAAAAGCCAACAGCTTATTACCCATTGGAATTATAAATATCGAAGGAGATTTTGAAGAAGGAGACATTGTACGTTTAACAGATGAACACGGCGTTCCTATTGGTGTTGGCAAAGTGCAATATGACTCGGTCTTAGCGAGAGAAATCATGGGGCAAAAAGGACAGCGTCCTTTTGTGCATTATGACTACTTAAGTATAGATTAA
- a CDS encoding IS1595 family transposase has product MNLLNFILNFPDEESCIAHFKAQRDQIGIVCPKCGSTKHIWLKNKLRYECTHCHHRQSIRRGTVLEFSKLPFRYWYVAMHLLTSTKKSFSASELQRQLGHKRYQPIWEMHKKLSDIMGKRDNEYQLSGQIELDNAFITTLISDDCKQQNLKRGAGSQNKSKVLVMTESIVVENPKPGKKPKKINHIKMQVVPDLRADTAVEIVKEQIDSKAELTTDDSKTFFKLHQAVESQKAQVIEPEDLQKILPWVHISIANVKRLLLDMHHQLKKEYLQYYLNEFCYKFNRRYFGEKMFDRLVFAAANYNTDFKSRIYNRSLCG; this is encoded by the coding sequence ATGAATCTCTTGAATTTCATTCTAAATTTTCCCGATGAGGAATCCTGTATTGCGCATTTTAAGGCGCAACGGGATCAAATCGGTATTGTTTGTCCAAAATGCGGCAGCACAAAACATATTTGGCTTAAAAACAAGCTACGTTACGAGTGTACGCATTGTCATCATCGCCAGTCCATACGAAGGGGTACAGTATTAGAATTTTCTAAACTCCCTTTTCGTTACTGGTATGTTGCCATGCACCTTTTGACCAGTACCAAAAAATCTTTTTCGGCTTCCGAGTTGCAACGGCAACTGGGACATAAACGCTATCAACCCATTTGGGAAATGCACAAGAAATTGAGCGACATAATGGGTAAACGCGACAATGAATATCAGCTTTCGGGACAAATAGAACTTGACAATGCTTTTATTACCACTCTGATAAGTGATGACTGTAAGCAACAGAACTTAAAACGTGGTGCAGGCAGTCAGAATAAGTCTAAAGTCCTTGTAATGACAGAAAGCATTGTGGTTGAAAATCCAAAACCGGGTAAAAAGCCCAAAAAGATAAACCACATTAAAATGCAGGTAGTGCCTGATTTAAGAGCTGACACTGCCGTTGAAATTGTCAAAGAACAAATTGATTCAAAGGCGGAATTAACCACCGATGATTCAAAAACATTTTTTAAGCTACATCAAGCTGTGGAGTCTCAAAAGGCTCAGGTTATTGAACCAGAAGACCTTCAGAAGATACTTCCATGGGTTCATATCAGTATTGCAAACGTGAAACGTTTACTACTTGATATGCACCACCAGCTTAAAAAAGAGTATTTACAATATTATCTCAATGAGTTCTGCTATAAGTTCAACCGAAGATATTTCGGGGAAAAGATGTTCGATAGATTAGTGTTTGCCGCTGCAAATTACAATACCGATTTCAAATCCAGAATTTATAACAGGTCGCTTTGCGGATAA
- the gcvH gene encoding glycine cleavage system protein GcvH has translation MNIPENLYYTPEHEWLRVEGANAYVGITDFAQNELGEIVFVDVNTVGETLKAGNTFGSIEAVKTVSDLFMPASGNVLELNEKLNDHPELVNDDPYGEGWIIKISLSDSSETVNLLTAEKYKALVG, from the coding sequence ATGAACATTCCCGAAAATCTTTATTACACGCCTGAACATGAATGGTTACGCGTTGAAGGAGCTAATGCTTATGTTGGCATTACAGACTTTGCACAAAATGAATTGGGAGAAATTGTATTTGTTGATGTCAATACGGTTGGAGAAACGTTGAAGGCTGGCAATACGTTTGGTTCCATCGAAGCCGTTAAAACAGTTTCCGATTTATTTATGCCTGCAAGTGGTAACGTTCTCGAATTGAATGAAAAATTAAACGATCATCCTGAATTAGTTAATGATGATCCTTATGGGGAAGGATGGATTATTAAAATTTCGCTGAGTGATTCGTCAGAAACAGTCAATCTCTTAACTGCTGAGAAATACAAAGCTCTGGTTGGTTAA
- a CDS encoding site-2 protease family protein has protein sequence MNLTQTLEIIPAAVIGLTVHEFSHAYAAYRLGDTTAKELGRVSLNPLKHIDWIGFFLIVVAGFGWAKPVTFNPQNLKNKHRDEILISIAGPLSNLILAILFFVIARILYFVSFFNGTDLGLWIINLIVLWGVINIALFIFNLIPLPPLDGSHVYLTYIQDINPKLMVNLYKYGTAVLFAIIIGESWLHINILHISEMINAVSYIFLRMLAFPG, from the coding sequence ATGAACCTAACACAAACACTGGAAATTATTCCTGCTGCGGTAATCGGACTAACCGTACACGAGTTTTCACATGCGTATGCTGCTTATCGCTTAGGTGATACAACGGCAAAAGAATTAGGGAGAGTGTCATTAAACCCGTTGAAACATATTGATTGGATTGGATTTTTTTTGATTGTAGTTGCAGGATTTGGATGGGCAAAACCAGTTACCTTTAATCCCCAAAACCTAAAGAACAAACATCGGGATGAGATATTAATCTCTATTGCAGGTCCACTTTCGAATCTTATTTTAGCTATCTTGTTTTTTGTCATTGCGCGAATCTTGTACTTTGTTTCGTTTTTTAATGGCACTGATCTTGGTTTATGGATTATCAACTTAATTGTGCTTTGGGGAGTAATTAATATTGCGCTTTTCATCTTTAATTTGATCCCATTACCTCCGCTTGATGGGTCCCATGTATATTTAACATATATACAAGATATTAACCCAAAACTAATGGTGAATTTATATAAATACGGAACTGCTGTCCTGTTTGCTATTATCATTGGTGAAAGTTGGTTGCATATCAATATTTTACATATATCAGAGATGATAAACGCTGTATCATACATTTTTCTGAGGATGTTGGCGTTTCCAGGATGA
- a CDS encoding carboxypeptidase-like regulatory domain-containing protein has translation MNYSSVLRLLMIWCLILMPLFGIAQNEQVIVGQIIDGTTLHPVANATIRFSKTLIVAHSNSEGYFFLRSDGSHTKVDFSAQGYASRHLRIKPNRSAVINIKLRPLKVSELPLEVCRQDTVAKSIILQVIQHKPVNNPEVGFHPSTESERLKAYVYHLPPDWIQGTQVADAATYSIDSLCSLPLFTEDRIYRQPDFPSVREDKELFFNKELSVSPLGKEYVRRLVGLLLPHQNFYDNKVILLGHYFISPIADNAILHYAYFMKDSDVVQGRKIYTIGFLPLRRNDFV, from the coding sequence ATGAACTATTCTTCCGTACTTCGCCTGTTGATGATCTGGTGTCTCATTTTGATGCCACTCTTTGGAATAGCGCAGAATGAACAGGTGATTGTAGGACAAATCATTGACGGCACAACATTACACCCTGTTGCAAATGCAACAATTCGTTTTTCAAAGACTCTCATTGTCGCTCATAGCAACAGTGAGGGTTATTTTTTTCTCCGGAGTGATGGCAGCCATACCAAAGTAGACTTTTCAGCACAGGGTTATGCTTCCCGTCATTTACGGATTAAACCAAACCGTAGCGCTGTTATTAATATTAAACTAAGGCCTTTGAAGGTTTCAGAACTTCCTTTAGAGGTTTGCAGGCAGGATACTGTAGCAAAATCTATTATTTTACAGGTCATTCAACATAAGCCAGTTAATAATCCCGAAGTGGGTTTTCATCCATCTACTGAATCTGAACGTCTAAAGGCATACGTGTACCATTTACCGCCAGACTGGATTCAAGGCACTCAGGTAGCCGATGCAGCAACCTATTCAATTGATTCGCTTTGTTCATTGCCCTTGTTTACAGAAGACAGAATTTATCGCCAACCTGATTTCCCGTCGGTAAGAGAAGATAAAGAGTTGTTTTTCAATAAAGAATTGTCTGTTTCGCCGCTTGGTAAAGAGTATGTACGAAGATTAGTTGGTTTATTATTGCCTCACCAAAATTTTTATGATAATAAGGTAATCCTTTTAGGGCATTATTTTATTAGTCCGATAGCAGACAATGCGATCCTTCATTATGCTTATTTTATGAAAGATAGTGATGTAGTGCAAGGTCGCAAAATATATACCATCGGATTTCTTCCTCTTCGCCGGAATGATTTTGTTTAA
- a CDS encoding DUF5686 family protein, producing the protein MTHISVCLPRNININFIHSISVDQSFAFDRGQWYYHKIDDFLTLELAPVGASYKKPFEIAIAKNLLFAPPRANDEDLKILHREREVSLVNPTNDSLYQRLSRFNNTHFMKQVTWLTNLFMYQYAHVGKIDIGPFNQLYHNNAIDGPTAALALRTNQFLWKRFSIGGNIGYAYRDHSWKFGGTTLYRLPTKHFQQIDLQYNKNAYQTGFNEDIYLVSEGKVSPSDNDVFSSFFRYKPDTVANEVASWRFRYQREWTREFKTTLTLFDNCIFSNQYIQFVHDGTPVESFWQKGIKIDFRFSRDQLIWDNCFDRRYLSNQYPVIHFQLEGGNYDFDQTNGDYLKLVSTINHSFSFEGGTLSYVAEAGYILGHVPFPLLSIARGNETYSFSAYNFNLMNDLEYAGDKYVHLHIHYYSSGLLLNKIPIVKKLGLLESFSLKVAESGLSKGYNDIFTMPSGMQPIYVPYVEGGVGVYNILKVLGVESDWRITHRNDPNANKWGIRFFFYISL; encoded by the coding sequence ATGACCCATATATCTGTTTGCCTGCCTCGAAATATAAATATTAACTTTATCCATTCTATTTCGGTAGATCAGTCTTTTGCATTCGATCGTGGTCAGTGGTATTATCATAAAATTGATGATTTTCTTACTTTGGAACTTGCTCCTGTCGGTGCATCTTACAAAAAACCGTTTGAAATAGCCATTGCTAAAAATCTGCTTTTTGCTCCACCTAGAGCCAATGATGAAGATTTGAAAATATTGCACAGAGAAAGAGAGGTGTCTTTGGTAAACCCGACTAATGATTCTTTGTATCAACGATTGTCACGATTTAACAATACTCATTTTATGAAGCAGGTGACATGGTTGACAAATCTGTTTATGTATCAATATGCTCATGTTGGGAAAATTGATATTGGGCCTTTCAACCAACTTTATCATAATAATGCGATTGATGGACCGACTGCAGCGTTGGCATTGAGAACCAATCAGTTTCTTTGGAAACGCTTTAGTATTGGTGGAAACATTGGTTACGCTTATCGGGATCATAGCTGGAAATTTGGTGGAACGACGCTTTATCGTTTACCTACCAAACATTTTCAACAAATAGATCTCCAGTATAACAAAAATGCTTATCAGACAGGTTTTAACGAAGATATTTATTTAGTAAGCGAAGGGAAGGTGTCTCCCAGTGACAATGATGTGTTTTCGTCTTTCTTCCGTTATAAGCCGGATACGGTAGCGAATGAAGTTGCGTCTTGGCGTTTTCGTTACCAGCGGGAATGGACCCGGGAATTTAAAACTACGCTTACATTGTTCGATAACTGTATTTTCTCAAATCAATATATTCAGTTTGTTCATGACGGTACTCCGGTAGAGAGTTTCTGGCAAAAAGGGATAAAGATTGATTTCCGTTTTTCCCGCGATCAATTGATATGGGATAATTGCTTTGATAGGAGATATTTGTCGAATCAGTATCCGGTGATTCATTTTCAACTAGAGGGTGGTAATTATGATTTTGATCAAACAAATGGGGATTATCTCAAACTAGTGTCTACCATTAATCATAGTTTTTCGTTTGAGGGGGGGACTTTGTCCTATGTAGCTGAGGCCGGATATATATTAGGACATGTGCCTTTTCCGTTGCTTTCGATAGCAAGAGGGAATGAGACTTATTCTTTCTCTGCTTATAACTTTAATTTAATGAATGATTTAGAGTATGCAGGTGATAAATATGTACATTTGCATATTCATTACTATTCGTCAGGATTATTACTTAATAAAATTCCAATTGTAAAAAAGCTTGGATTGTTAGAGTCGTTTTCTTTAAAAGTTGCTGAGAGTGGATTGAGTAAAGGATATAATGATATTTTTACGATGCCTTCCGGGATGCAGCCGATTTATGTTCCTTATGTGGAAGGGGGAGTAGGAGTGTACAATATATTGAAAGTGTTAGGCGTTGAGTCCGATTGGCGTATTACGCATCGAAATGATCCTAATGCAAATAAATGGGGAATCCGCTTTTTCTTTTATATAAGTCTTTGA
- the queF gene encoding preQ(1) synthase, with protein sequence MDSLQHLGKKSEIPASYDPSVLETFGNKHPGYDYWVRFECPEFTTLCPITGQPDFATIIIDYLPAEKMVESKSLKLYLFSFRNHGNFHEDCVNIIMKDLIQLMAPKYIEVTGLFLPRGGISIHPYCNYGLPDTRYEEMAKFRMLHHNL encoded by the coding sequence ATGGACTCTTTGCAACATCTCGGGAAAAAATCTGAAATCCCTGCCTCATATGATCCTTCTGTTCTTGAAACCTTTGGGAACAAGCATCCTGGCTATGATTACTGGGTACGATTCGAATGCCCTGAATTTACGACATTGTGTCCCATTACCGGACAACCCGATTTTGCCACGATTATAATTGATTATCTACCGGCGGAAAAGATGGTGGAAAGCAAAAGTCTCAAATTATATCTGTTCAGTTTTCGTAATCATGGCAATTTTCACGAAGACTGTGTCAATATCATCATGAAAGATCTCATCCAGCTGATGGCTCCAAAATATATTGAGGTAACCGGACTATTTCTGCCACGTGGTGGCATTAGCATTCATCCGTATTGTAACTACGGATTACCAGACACAAGGTACGAAGAAATGGCTAAATTTCGGATGTTGCACCACAATCTATGA
- a CDS encoding LacI family DNA-binding transcriptional regulator, giving the protein MQGKPTIKDIAKALNIHHTTVSRALRGDSRIKEETCKKVKAYAASIGYVVDQNAVNLRNKTINNIAVIVPNISHNIFSSFIGLITEMADKEGLTVSVFQSKEQFDLEAKVIKTIVRHRVGGVIASVSNETQNGKHFEPLKKFGIPLVFFDRVCEDMSVSKVLVNNYEGAGKAVDYLIEKGYRRIAHLTGRQSINVFRDRHKGYLDGIDRAGLTYRASVSIEKDFEIFDGENAIQNLWNQKEKPDAIFSDSFILSAGVIKQCRQLGIHLPDELGMLTITNDPFSNLILPHQTVMEQPLAELAASSFDLLMKAMKGEQANVHSETRYHAFRMIERDSVRTL; this is encoded by the coding sequence ATGCAAGGCAAACCAACAATAAAAGACATAGCTAAGGCGCTGAATATACACCATACAACTGTATCCAGGGCCTTAAGGGGTGATTCACGCATAAAGGAGGAAACCTGCAAAAAAGTAAAGGCTTATGCAGCCTCTATTGGGTATGTGGTTGATCAGAATGCGGTGAACTTGCGGAATAAGACTATTAACAATATTGCAGTAATTGTTCCTAACATCAGTCATAACATCTTTTCGAGTTTTATTGGTTTGATTACAGAAATGGCTGATAAAGAAGGATTAACTGTGTCTGTGTTTCAGTCTAAGGAACAGTTTGACCTTGAAGCAAAAGTGATTAAGACGATTGTTCGCCATCGGGTAGGAGGGGTAATTGCATCTGTTTCCAATGAAACACAGAATGGAAAACATTTTGAACCGCTGAAGAAATTTGGAATTCCTTTGGTGTTTTTTGATCGCGTGTGCGAAGATATGAGTGTCTCTAAAGTGTTGGTAAATAATTATGAAGGAGCGGGAAAGGCTGTCGATTATTTGATTGAAAAAGGATACCGGCGCATTGCTCATCTCACCGGTAGGCAGTCTATAAACGTGTTTCGTGATCGTCATAAAGGCTATTTAGACGGTATTGATCGTGCCGGATTGACATACCGGGCAAGCGTTTCCATTGAGAAAGATTTTGAAATTTTTGATGGAGAGAATGCTATACAAAATCTTTGGAATCAAAAAGAAAAACCGGACGCCATATTTAGTGACTCATTTATTCTTTCGGCTGGAGTAATTAAGCAATGCCGTCAGTTGGGAATTCATTTGCCAGATGAATTGGGAATGCTGACCATTACAAACGATCCGTTCAGTAATTTGATTTTGCCTCATCAGACGGTGATGGAGCAACCGTTGGCAGAATTGGCTGCTTCGTCGTTCGATCTATTAATGAAAGCAATGAAAGGAGAGCAAGCCAATGTGCATAGTGAAACCCGGTATCATGCATTCCGTATGATTGAAAGGGATTCTGTCAGAACC
- a CDS encoding IS4 family transposase produces MLETDFTRNRKQSFHSAIVFMINFLTKSLSVEITNFISFIKYNMPGASINGITKSAFVQYRKKIKPEVFKSLSDSLIEEFYTDNDASIKLWNGFRLLAVDGSRLVLPDTQELESIYGRTKNQSETGVVQTRISVLYDVLNRFAIDGVLAPLSTGESVLALNHLVFAKANDLIIYDRGYPSFNLIYEHFEKGVDFLIRVKADFSNLTREFYQSGLQSAIARMQPGKNIKLSDKPYSKNAFKEVRLVRVELPDGEIEILITSLFDSKKYPVSLFKELYFLRWGVETFYDELKNKIKIEHFSGYSEHCILQDFYAALFVSNVQSLIVGDINDELAKESTKYQYQYKVNSNLSYGFLKDRIILLFFSEKDMNEIVSELKALFKKHTIPIRPNRRFERDTDKYRKRGKPKLLKNNKNTF; encoded by the coding sequence ATGTTAGAGACAGATTTTACAAGAAACAGGAAGCAATCATTTCATAGTGCTATTGTCTTTATGATAAATTTTCTCACTAAAAGTCTTTCGGTTGAGATAACTAACTTTATTAGTTTCATAAAGTACAATATGCCTGGTGCTTCGATAAATGGTATTACAAAAAGTGCTTTTGTACAGTATCGTAAAAAGATAAAGCCGGAAGTGTTTAAGTCACTTTCAGATAGTTTGATTGAGGAGTTTTATACAGACAATGATGCATCGATAAAGCTCTGGAATGGATTTAGGTTGTTGGCTGTTGATGGGTCAAGATTGGTTTTGCCCGATACTCAGGAGTTGGAAAGTATTTATGGTAGGACTAAAAACCAATCTGAAACAGGGGTGGTACAGACCAGAATATCAGTATTGTACGATGTTTTGAATCGGTTTGCCATAGATGGTGTTTTAGCTCCCCTGTCAACTGGAGAGAGTGTTTTGGCGTTGAATCATTTGGTTTTTGCAAAAGCTAACGACTTGATTATTTACGATAGAGGTTATCCTTCTTTCAATTTGATTTATGAGCATTTTGAAAAAGGAGTAGATTTTCTCATTCGGGTTAAAGCTGATTTTAGTAACCTCACCCGGGAATTTTACCAGAGTGGACTACAGTCAGCTATTGCTCGAATGCAACCTGGAAAGAACATAAAACTGTCGGATAAACCGTATTCGAAGAATGCATTCAAAGAAGTTCGGTTGGTTCGGGTTGAACTACCTGATGGAGAAATAGAAATACTGATAACTTCTTTGTTTGATTCAAAAAAATATCCAGTCTCTTTATTTAAAGAACTGTATTTTTTAAGGTGGGGAGTAGAAACGTTTTATGATGAATTGAAGAACAAGATAAAAATAGAACATTTTTCAGGCTATTCAGAGCATTGTATATTGCAGGATTTTTATGCAGCCTTATTTGTGTCAAACGTTCAGAGTTTAATCGTTGGAGACATAAATGATGAATTAGCCAAAGAATCAACCAAATATCAATATCAATACAAAGTCAATAGCAATTTATCATACGGCTTTCTCAAAGACAGGATAATTTTACTGTTTTTCTCGGAAAAGGATATGAACGAAATAGTATCAGAACTCAAAGCGTTGTTTAAAAAACACACGATACCAATACGACCAAATAGAAGATTTGAAAGAGATACTGACAAATACAGAAAAAGAGGTAAACCGAAGTTGCTGAAAAACAATAAAAATACTTTCTGA